A window from Bacteroidetes Order II. bacterium encodes these proteins:
- a CDS encoding MBL fold metallo-hydrolase, producing MFHYIALGSTSEISGSAHYLNIAGTGILLDSGQDPNIDGVAGLPDFNLLEKHPDWGVDYAILSHAHHDHIGSLPVMLRHFPHARIHMTQPTRLLLDFLLPESARLQKKRFKEGVNAHPPMFTEEQAELAAYLYRSWPLETPFDLNEGVRAQAPIQATFYHAGHTLGAVGTLLEVGHGAQTFRTFYSGDLSLRAQAIQPGADFPQGPVDVLILESTLGADPTAELTTRKREEDRLLEGILETIKRKGSVLIPAFALGRSQEMIALLGRWKKQKKLPEDLPVYTAGAQRAISDIYDRTRFISPRIDEKFEVFKIEQKRLPKSKAKLDYLINGEEPGIFIVGSGMLFERTLSHRIALKMIGDPRHSIFFVGYVKPGCPGAVLLEAAQKGDTEKVALDPQHQPEGLNIACTVKRFRFSGHSNRRELLQVVEKLKPRKVLLVHGEDEARTWMADNIRYFYPDVEVILPIQGVPVSVD from the coding sequence ATGTTTCATTACATTGCCTTGGGCAGCACCTCCGAGATTAGCGGCTCGGCACATTACCTAAACATCGCCGGTACAGGCATCCTATTGGATAGTGGTCAGGATCCGAATATTGATGGCGTAGCGGGACTTCCAGACTTTAATTTATTAGAGAAACACCCAGACTGGGGCGTAGATTATGCCATCTTGTCCCATGCACACCACGACCACATCGGCTCTTTACCCGTCATGTTGCGCCATTTTCCCCATGCCCGCATCCACATGACACAGCCTACGCGTTTGTTGCTGGATTTTCTCTTGCCAGAGTCTGCGCGGCTACAAAAAAAGCGGTTCAAGGAAGGGGTTAATGCCCATCCACCCATGTTTACCGAAGAACAAGCCGAACTTGCGGCCTATCTCTATCGTTCGTGGCCACTCGAAACCCCATTCGACCTAAATGAGGGGGTCCGTGCCCAAGCTCCGATACAGGCCACCTTTTACCATGCTGGGCATACATTGGGAGCCGTAGGAACCTTACTGGAAGTGGGGCATGGGGCACAAACTTTTCGGACTTTTTATTCGGGCGACCTTAGTTTGCGTGCGCAGGCCATTCAACCAGGCGCCGATTTTCCCCAAGGCCCTGTGGATGTGCTGATTCTGGAGTCCACGCTCGGTGCCGATCCTACGGCGGAACTTACAACCCGAAAACGTGAAGAAGACCGCTTGTTGGAAGGCATTCTGGAGACCATCAAGCGCAAAGGGAGTGTACTGATCCCCGCTTTTGCCTTGGGAAGATCGCAAGAAATGATTGCACTGCTGGGACGTTGGAAAAAGCAAAAGAAATTACCAGAAGACCTACCTGTTTATACAGCAGGCGCCCAACGGGCCATTTCAGACATTTACGACCGAACACGCTTTATTTCGCCACGTATAGATGAAAAATTTGAAGTTTTTAAGATCGAACAAAAACGCCTGCCCAAAAGCAAGGCTAAATTAGACTACTTGATCAATGGAGAAGAGCCGGGCATCTTTATCGTAGGATCCGGTATGTTGTTTGAACGTACCCTTTCGCACCGGATTGCCCTGAAAATGATCGGAGATCCACGACACAGCATCTTTTTTGTTGGATATGTAAAACCAGGTTGTCCCGGTGCCGTGTTGCTCGAAGCCGCACAAAAAGGGGACACCGAGAAAGTGGCCTTAGACCCGCAACACCAGCCCGAAGGACTGAACATTGCCTGTACGGTGAAACGGTTTAGGTTCAGCGGACATTCTAACCGACGCGAATTGCTACAAGTGGTTGAGAAACTAAAACCCCGTAAAGTCTTGCTGGTGCATGGCGAGGATGAGGCCCGGACCTGGATGGCAGATAATATCCGGTATTTTTATCCGGATGTGGAGGTTATCCTCCCAATCCAAGGGGTACCCGTCTCGGTGGACTGA
- a CDS encoding CbrC family protein yields MCNLKHPVIFPYFAAPEEDIAFRVNHQCYFCGEWKPCFMVFPMLHSGCMTCLLEGDFGFDHDSEWGYLTEDGFTHDYRTYQVVPEDFAPHAFQSLRRTPPFAAWHDATWLVHCNDFMHYTGRKVLRDFLEEAGSLLGAKELFIQQAWMERLSEPAEVIWDRLMEHPETTPDHWDIRYYAFTCTHCGIVRGYFDFP; encoded by the coding sequence ATGTGTAACCTGAAACACCCTGTTATATTTCCCTACTTTGCCGCGCCTGAAGAAGATATCGCTTTTCGGGTAAACCACCAATGCTATTTCTGTGGCGAATGGAAGCCCTGCTTTATGGTGTTTCCGATGTTGCATTCGGGTTGTATGACCTGCCTTCTTGAAGGTGACTTTGGTTTTGATCATGATAGTGAATGGGGATACCTCACGGAAGACGGCTTCACGCACGACTATCGGACCTACCAAGTCGTTCCCGAAGACTTTGCGCCCCACGCCTTCCAGTCGTTACGCCGAACACCTCCTTTCGCTGCTTGGCACGACGCCACATGGCTGGTTCATTGCAATGACTTTATGCACTATACGGGTAGAAAAGTTTTGCGCGACTTCTTAGAGGAAGCCGGCTCTTTGCTGGGTGCAAAAGAATTGTTTATACAACAAGCCTGGATGGAGCGCTTGTCTGAGCCAGCCGAAGTGATTTGGGATCGTTTGATGGAACATCCTGAAACCACACCCGATCATTGGGACATCCGGTATTATGCTTTTACTTGTACCCATTGTGGCATCGTGCGTGGGTATTTCGATTTCCCTTAA
- a CDS encoding rhodanese-like domain-containing protein — protein MKRLIFGMALIFAAVPFCCGQEISWRMITQLVRSTFPEAKQLSTAALAHWLGDTSRTQPVLLDARNPYEFKVSHLKNAVSINPELQDFSGLSLSKQTPVVVYCSVGYRSAKVVSRMQKAGFTNVQNLEGSIFKWKNEGRPVYRNDREVQEVHPYDQAWGVLLKRAYRSYQARN, from the coding sequence ATGAAACGATTAATTTTTGGAATGGCATTGATTTTCGCGGCAGTTCCTTTTTGTTGTGGTCAGGAAATTTCGTGGCGGATGATTACGCAATTGGTTCGTTCCACTTTTCCAGAGGCCAAGCAGTTGTCCACGGCGGCATTGGCTCACTGGCTGGGTGATACCAGCAGGACCCAACCCGTTTTGCTGGATGCCCGCAATCCATACGAATTTAAGGTGAGTCATTTGAAAAATGCCGTTTCCATCAATCCAGAATTACAAGATTTCTCTGGCCTTTCGCTCTCTAAACAAACGCCTGTGGTGGTGTATTGCTCGGTAGGCTATCGTTCAGCCAAGGTCGTAAGCCGAATGCAAAAAGCGGGTTTCACGAATGTCCAAAACTTAGAAGGCTCCATTTTTAAGTGGAAAAACGAAGGCCGTCCGGTTTATCGCAACGACCGCGAAGTACAAGAGGTACATCCTTACGATCAGGCTTGGGGTGTTCTGCTGAAACGCGCCTATAGGTCCTATCAGGCGCGGAATTAA
- a CDS encoding TonB-dependent receptor gives MYRYFLCFLFLLPFTAMAQRPKQTLKGVVIDKTTRHPLTGATITLPESKPLKGTTSGADGRFRLEGVAVGVYTVRIQFIGYAEVILNRIEVTSAKETEMTVEMTELNTELAGTTIIASRKNDPLNEMSVVSARSFSVEETKRYAATINDPSRLVAGYPGVTNTQDNNNDIVVRGNTSAGVLWRLEGVDIPNPNHFARPGSSGGGISAFSASLLANSDFSSGAFAAEYGNALSAVFDMRFRHGNTEKREYTARIGLIGLEIGVEGPLQRNKSAYLANYRYSTLGILSGMGFNFVSERTSNTFQDLSFLLYFPSQNGKSVTTVFGFGGLSLERHSELKDQSKWKSRGDRQRSDFETNLGVLGVTNTYLLTSKSYLKTTLALMDSFNSIVEDTLNHIRIPAITAHNNARDTRISLASHYSRKVSTFLSLKAGLNASLFRYNLFFDRLVHENWQTAIDSDGLTGQADVYVQTKYHLTSRTAIIAGIHGLWFALNKTSSVEPRIALTSTLSPRQTMTLAYGLHSRILPLGLYFKRNVCPLLQPNCTPYPTLPNTNLPLAKAHHWVVSHNFAPSEQFHVQTEVYYQRLFNVPTLASGLNSYWFFNDMEGFGQTGLAPEGKGRNYGIDLIVERHFVNRFFFLLTGAVFRSFFDLPNGQSFSTQYDSRFTSSYLGGKEFPLRKGGILQVGSRVAWNGGNRYTPPDEAKSAQAGYYVSDESRIFAAQVPNYFRVDGRIAVTKNRNKYNYTVSLDMMNIGSRKNPQWQQFDPQSKEYYFSYQSEFIPVLTWEVDF, from the coding sequence ATGTACCGATACTTTTTGTGTTTCTTGTTCTTGCTGCCCTTCACTGCAATGGCGCAACGGCCTAAACAAACCTTGAAAGGGGTGGTAATAGACAAGACTACCCGACATCCCTTGACAGGTGCCACCATCACATTACCAGAATCCAAACCGTTAAAGGGAACCACTTCTGGTGCTGATGGGCGTTTTCGGCTCGAAGGCGTCGCCGTTGGTGTTTATACGGTTCGCATACAATTTATTGGATATGCAGAGGTGATCCTCAATCGGATAGAAGTAACTTCTGCCAAAGAAACCGAGATGACGGTTGAAATGACGGAGCTTAATACCGAATTGGCGGGAACAACGATTATTGCTAGCCGAAAAAACGACCCCTTAAACGAAATGTCGGTGGTCTCGGCGCGGTCTTTTTCGGTGGAGGAAACCAAACGATATGCAGCCACCATCAACGATCCCAGCCGATTGGTGGCGGGGTATCCGGGTGTCACGAATACCCAAGACAACAACAACGATATTGTGGTGCGGGGCAATACGTCCGCCGGGGTTTTGTGGCGATTGGAAGGTGTGGATATTCCGAATCCCAACCATTTTGCCCGTCCCGGTTCTTCAGGAGGAGGCATTAGTGCCTTTTCTGCCAGCCTTTTGGCCAATTCCGATTTTTCCTCCGGCGCTTTTGCTGCCGAATATGGCAATGCCCTCTCGGCGGTATTTGACATGCGGTTTCGGCACGGAAATACCGAAAAACGGGAATATACCGCACGGATCGGTTTGATTGGGCTGGAAATTGGTGTAGAAGGCCCACTCCAACGAAACAAAAGTGCTTATTTGGCCAATTACCGATACTCCACACTCGGCATCTTGTCGGGCATGGGCTTCAATTTTGTATCGGAACGCACCAGCAACACGTTTCAAGACTTGTCTTTTTTACTCTACTTCCCTTCCCAAAATGGAAAATCCGTCACAACTGTTTTTGGGTTTGGCGGGCTTAGTTTGGAACGCCATTCGGAACTAAAAGACCAAAGCAAGTGGAAATCCCGTGGCGATCGTCAGCGTTCGGACTTTGAAACCAATCTGGGGGTCTTGGGCGTCACCAATACTTATCTACTCACCAGCAAATCTTATCTCAAAACCACTTTGGCATTGATGGATAGCTTTAATTCGATTGTAGAAGACACCCTCAATCATATACGTATTCCTGCCATTACCGCCCATAACAATGCGCGTGATACCCGCATCAGTTTGGCATCGCATTATAGCCGGAAAGTCTCCACGTTTTTATCCTTAAAGGCCGGGCTGAACGCCAGTCTGTTCCGCTACAACCTCTTTTTTGACCGTTTGGTACACGAAAACTGGCAAACCGCCATAGACAGCGATGGCCTAACAGGGCAAGCAGATGTTTATGTACAGACAAAATACCATCTAACTTCTCGAACGGCAATCATAGCGGGTATTCATGGGCTTTGGTTTGCACTCAACAAAACGTCCAGTGTAGAACCACGTATTGCACTTACGTCCACTTTGTCACCACGCCAAACGATGACGCTTGCCTATGGCCTGCATAGCCGAATTTTGCCATTGGGACTATATTTTAAGCGGAATGTTTGCCCACTACTACAGCCGAATTGTACACCATATCCCACTTTGCCTAATACCAACCTACCTTTGGCCAAAGCCCATCATTGGGTCGTAAGCCATAATTTTGCACCTTCCGAGCAATTCCATGTGCAAACCGAAGTCTATTATCAACGTCTGTTTAATGTGCCTACACTGGCTTCTGGGTTAAATAGCTATTGGTTTTTTAATGATATGGAGGGCTTTGGGCAAACAGGGCTTGCACCCGAAGGCAAGGGACGAAACTATGGCATAGACCTGATTGTGGAACGCCATTTTGTGAATCGTTTCTTTTTCTTGCTCACGGGTGCGGTATTCCGTTCTTTCTTTGACCTGCCCAATGGCCAATCGTTTTCTACCCAATACGACAGTCGTTTCACCTCCAGTTATCTGGGGGGCAAAGAATTTCCACTGCGGAAAGGTGGAATTCTTCAGGTGGGGAGTCGGGTGGCTTGGAATGGCGGCAACCGATACACACCGCCCGACGAAGCAAAATCGGCACAAGCAGGCTATTATGTCTCCGATGAGTCCCGTATCTTTGCTGCTCAAGTACCCAATTATTTTCGAGTGGATGGTCGGATAGCCGTCACTAAAAACCGTAATAAGTATAACTACACGGTTTCTTTGGATATGATGAACATTGGTAGCCGTAAAAATCCACAGTGGCAACAATTCGATCCTCAATCCAAAGAATATTATTTTTCGTATCAGTCAGAGTTTATTCCGGTCTTAACATGGGAAGTAGATTTCTGA
- a CDS encoding glycosyltransferase family 2 protein, whose amino-acid sequence MISLFWVLMAVYAMFFLNILANRLYTARMAKRNNTGGNPLPRISVVIPARNEAANLHQLLPSLQRQEYPYFEVLVYDDASEDETWEVIQGYSSKHLRGIRGKGPASGWLGKPHALFQASKHATGDVLLFLDADACFLHPKALSHLVVQFSGLPTQAYLSGLPKLTGAGLLLVSLVPFLVTAALPMNLMRFGQFKSLSMLNGQCWMIRREHYEVLQPHEFAKDRILEDVEIGRYLKGQGVMPYLADLKKILSVRMYDDFKDAWRGFRKNFYLVIGGGHPLLFVILWIGLTGLFVGAWWVSPWFLLAGVALKTLVDRFSGFSIGYSLLAPVSYILLSALLLDSAFSHLTGRVVWKGRRL is encoded by the coding sequence ATGATTTCCTTGTTTTGGGTGTTGATGGCGGTGTATGCCATGTTTTTTCTAAACATCTTGGCAAATCGTCTTTACACCGCCCGGATGGCTAAACGGAACAATACGGGCGGAAATCCCCTTCCTCGCATCTCGGTGGTGATACCCGCCCGTAATGAAGCCGCCAATTTGCACCAATTGCTCCCCTCTCTTCAGCGGCAAGAATACCCCTATTTTGAAGTTCTGGTGTATGACGACGCATCGGAAGACGAAACTTGGGAAGTGATTCAAGGATATTCGTCCAAGCATTTACGGGGCATTCGGGGAAAGGGCCCTGCATCAGGCTGGTTAGGCAAGCCCCATGCACTGTTTCAGGCATCGAAGCACGCAACCGGCGATGTCTTGCTTTTTTTGGATGCGGATGCCTGTTTTTTGCATCCAAAAGCCTTGTCGCACCTTGTAGTACAGTTTTCAGGATTACCAACTCAGGCGTATCTGAGCGGGCTGCCTAAACTAACAGGCGCGGGGTTGTTGTTGGTGAGCTTGGTCCCTTTTCTGGTTACGGCTGCCTTGCCGATGAACCTAATGCGGTTTGGCCAATTTAAAAGCCTAAGTATGTTGAACGGACAATGTTGGATGATCCGACGCGAACACTATGAAGTGCTCCAGCCACACGAATTTGCCAAAGATCGCATTCTCGAAGACGTGGAAATTGGGCGTTACCTGAAAGGCCAAGGTGTGATGCCATATTTGGCCGACCTAAAAAAAATCCTTTCTGTACGGATGTATGACGATTTTAAGGACGCGTGGAGGGGATTCAGGAAAAACTTCTATTTGGTTATTGGAGGCGGACACCCGCTTTTATTTGTGATCCTTTGGATTGGACTAACTGGGTTGTTCGTGGGTGCATGGTGGGTCTCTCCTTGGTTTTTACTGGCTGGTGTGGCCCTTAAAACCCTTGTAGATCGGTTTTCTGGTTTTTCGATAGGCTATTCACTTTTGGCACCTGTTTCATATATACTACTATCGGCGCTCTTGTTAGACTCGGCGTTCTCTCATCTCACTGGGCGTGTGGTTTGGAAAGGGCGGCGTCTTTAG
- a CDS encoding T9SS type A sorting domain-containing protein, giving the protein MTITERSSQKHITATLLMLVMMSQFTSAQTLTHGLAWLWSDQASPTATITPNTAYSYNSTGGAVTMAKLQTGIYEVNFAGLNLPANASIGLHISAYAGNHHCINFAAGPGTNTYRWQIRCFAPDGTAKDGLFTAVIFKDDRQGWDNVNLQYTPSNTPLTITNGYNSRGGAISVVKFGIGLYRIEALGITKFDGTLMATAFNQTEVRYCNADSWAPPAGNVGVHLFVRCFDKEGKEADTPVQVSYRRDLNAGIAINGTKFHNAYVFANGKTAIPAVDAGYSKNTASTAPTTITRSSVGNFLVNIPGIAPSNKTTVIVRSYGDKNTYCNVATFFADNSGGTGVRVWCFNSAGVATDANFVLQYFTNTPNGTLIATTAEAPTRFELSEAYPNPFNPSTSFTLSLNKPQNVAIKVFNTLGQEVASVHEGILGANTKHAFSFEAKGLTSGTYFIQVKGEHFAQIRTATLVK; this is encoded by the coding sequence ATGACAATCACGGAACGCTCTTCACAGAAGCACATTACGGCTACACTATTGATGTTAGTGATGATGAGCCAATTTACAAGCGCCCAAACCCTCACGCACGGTTTAGCATGGCTTTGGTCAGATCAAGCAAGCCCCACCGCAACCATTACGCCCAACACAGCCTACTCCTACAACTCGACAGGTGGCGCGGTTACAATGGCTAAATTGCAAACCGGAATTTACGAGGTCAATTTTGCAGGCTTGAACTTACCAGCAAACGCAAGTATAGGCTTACACATCTCTGCGTATGCAGGCAATCATCATTGCATCAATTTTGCGGCAGGTCCCGGAACGAACACCTATCGTTGGCAGATTCGTTGCTTTGCGCCCGACGGCACGGCAAAAGACGGCTTATTTACTGCCGTAATTTTTAAAGATGATCGGCAAGGTTGGGATAATGTGAACCTACAATACACGCCGAGTAATACGCCTTTAACGATTACCAATGGCTATAATTCACGAGGTGGCGCGATTTCTGTGGTCAAGTTTGGTATTGGCTTGTACCGTATAGAAGCACTTGGCATTACCAAATTTGATGGCACGCTGATGGCAACGGCATTTAACCAAACCGAAGTGCGTTATTGTAATGCAGATTCTTGGGCACCTCCTGCGGGCAATGTGGGGGTTCATTTATTTGTGCGTTGCTTCGATAAAGAGGGTAAAGAAGCTGATACACCTGTTCAGGTTAGCTATCGCCGTGATTTGAATGCAGGGATAGCGATCAATGGCACGAAGTTTCATAATGCTTATGTTTTTGCAAATGGCAAAACGGCTATACCAGCAGTGGATGCTGGATATTCCAAAAACACGGCAAGCACAGCTCCAACGACGATCACACGAAGTAGTGTTGGAAATTTCTTGGTCAATATCCCAGGCATTGCGCCCTCCAATAAAACGACTGTCATTGTGCGAAGTTACGGCGACAAAAACACGTATTGTAATGTAGCCACTTTCTTTGCGGATAACAGTGGCGGCACAGGAGTACGAGTATGGTGTTTCAATTCTGCTGGCGTGGCAACCGATGCCAATTTTGTGCTTCAATACTTCACGAATACGCCCAATGGAACACTTATTGCTACCACCGCCGAAGCGCCAACGCGTTTTGAACTTTCTGAAGCTTATCCCAATCCTTTTAACCCAAGTACTTCGTTCACACTTTCGCTAAACAAGCCGCAAAATGTAGCGATTAAAGTGTTCAATACGCTTGGGCAAGAAGTGGCTTCAGTACACGAAGGCATTTTGGGGGCGAACACAAAGCACGCATTTTCTTTCGAGGCAAAAGGCTTGACCAGTGGAACGTATTTCATCCAAGTGAAAGGTGAACATTTTGCCCAAATCCGTACGGCCACATTGGTGAAATAG
- the mdh gene encoding malate dehydrogenase, with product MKKITVVGAGNVGATVAETIARKDMVEEVVLIDIKEGLPQGKALDLAQSAAVHLFDTKVTGTNDYADTANSDICVITAGLPRKPGMSRDDLLSMNANIVKSVTEQFIVHSPNAIIIVVSNPLDAMTYVAAVKSNLPKNKVMGMAGVLDAARFRAFIKMELGVSIRDIQCMLLGGHGDTMVPMPRYTTVSGTPLPALLPAEKIAPMVERTKFGGGELVKLMGTSAWYAPGAAAAEMCEAIVKNSNRVLPCAVWAEGVYGLDGVFVGLPVRLGRNGVEEIVELELNEEEKALLKVSVDDVKYNVQRLHELGL from the coding sequence ATGAAAAAAATCACCGTCGTTGGGGCAGGCAACGTAGGTGCCACTGTTGCCGAAACCATTGCCCGGAAAGACATGGTGGAGGAGGTGGTCCTAATTGATATTAAGGAAGGACTTCCGCAGGGTAAAGCCTTGGATTTGGCGCAATCTGCTGCGGTGCATCTCTTTGATACCAAAGTGACCGGAACGAATGATTATGCCGATACCGCAAACTCGGATATCTGTGTGATTACAGCAGGATTGCCCCGTAAGCCGGGTATGAGCCGCGATGACTTGCTTTCGATGAATGCCAATATTGTGAAATCCGTCACCGAGCAATTTATCGTCCATAGTCCAAATGCAATTATTATTGTCGTCTCGAATCCATTAGATGCCATGACGTATGTGGCTGCCGTAAAAAGCAACCTACCCAAAAACAAGGTCATGGGTATGGCGGGCGTTTTGGATGCGGCCCGATTCCGAGCGTTCATCAAAATGGAACTCGGTGTTTCCATCCGCGACATCCAATGTATGTTGCTCGGAGGTCACGGCGATACCATGGTTCCAATGCCACGTTATACCACTGTTTCCGGAACGCCGTTGCCCGCACTTTTGCCAGCGGAAAAAATTGCACCGATGGTGGAACGTACCAAATTTGGCGGGGGTGAATTGGTCAAGTTGATGGGTACCTCGGCTTGGTATGCACCTGGCGCTGCCGCTGCTGAAATGTGCGAGGCCATTGTCAAAAACTCGAATCGTGTTTTACCCTGTGCAGTTTGGGCAGAAGGCGTTTATGGCTTGGATGGCGTATTCGTCGGATTGCCCGTGCGCCTTGGAAGAAATGGGGTAGAGGAAATTGTGGAATTAGAATTAAACGAAGAGGAGAAGGCTTTGTTAAAAGTATCGGTGGATGACGTGAAGTACAATGTTCAACGCCTGCACGAGCTAGGTCTCTGA
- the yidD gene encoding membrane protein insertion efficiency factor YidD yields MPVLLFIWNLPRNLARLLIRFYQLAISPYFPSSCRFSPTCSQYGYQALEKYGLLKGGLLTIWRILRCNPWFGAHGYDPPRWFGEPSPPINNPHEHPEK; encoded by the coding sequence ATGCCTGTTCTTCTTTTTATCTGGAATCTTCCTCGTAACCTTGCACGCCTGCTGATTCGTTTTTATCAATTGGCCATTTCGCCGTATTTCCCCAGCTCTTGCCGCTTTTCGCCCACTTGTTCACAATATGGATATCAAGCCCTCGAAAAATATGGCCTGCTCAAGGGTGGTCTTCTTACCATTTGGCGAATTTTGCGGTGTAATCCTTGGTTCGGCGCCCATGGCTATGATCCGCCCCGCTGGTTTGGAGAACCTTCCCCCCCAATAAACAACCCGCACGAACACCCCGAAAAGTGA
- a CDS encoding MogA/MoaB family molybdenum cofactor biosynthesis protein, protein MSAPEHRFLAGQSPVYVGLLTISDTRTPETDQSGTWIKMALEQAGHIVTHYTVVRDEPDMIQETVHTWSSEVQAIITSGGTGISRRDQTFEALSGLIQKNIPGFGEVFRMLSYQEVGAAAILSRAVAGLMDHGTLLFCLPGSLNAVRLGMEKLILPEIAHMVWELKRT, encoded by the coding sequence ATGTCTGCACCAGAACACCGTTTTTTAGCAGGACAAAGCCCGGTTTACGTGGGCTTGCTTACCATCAGCGATACCCGGACGCCAGAGACAGACCAAAGTGGGACATGGATAAAAATGGCTCTGGAGCAAGCAGGTCATATAGTGACACACTACACCGTCGTCCGAGATGAGCCGGATATGATTCAGGAAACCGTACATACCTGGTCCTCCGAAGTGCAGGCCATCATTACTTCGGGAGGAACAGGGATCTCGCGCCGCGATCAGACCTTCGAGGCGCTCTCTGGCTTGATCCAAAAAAACATCCCTGGGTTTGGAGAGGTTTTCCGGATGCTCTCTTATCAAGAAGTGGGGGCAGCAGCCATTTTATCGCGTGCCGTAGCAGGACTCATGGATCATGGAACCTTGCTCTTTTGCCTGCCCGGATCCCTGAATGCGGTGCGGTTAGGCATGGAAAAGCTCATTTTGCCCGAAATTGCGCATATGGTTTGGGAACTAAAACGAACCTGA
- a CDS encoding right-handed parallel beta-helix repeat-containing protein → MRKLVLFYILYLLPRSLFAQAEIEKQIQTQLIMVEDGGTVQLPEGTFNIRGALSMDGKKHVTIKGAGKDKTVLNFKSQTEGAEGLRVTDGQDIVLEDFSVVDAKGDAIKVQKVDGITFRNIKTAWTAKGSEKNGAYGLYPVQCTRVLIEGSEAIGASDAGIYVGQSDRVVVRKSRAYQNVAGIEIENTTNAEVYDNEATGNTGGVLVFDLPGLPKKQGGNVKVYDNHIHKNNYRNFAPKGNMVATVPAGTGVIILATSGVEVTGNRIEGHKTVSVAIASYLMTEIPIQDQTYNPFPSNIFVHQNTYQQVRALPDIKNRMGQLLLLKFRRKTPHVVYDGILNPALVGADGRYKPEHRICVEEKNIRFTNLDAGNKFKALAINPVYMNCRQTPLKIVAQ, encoded by the coding sequence ATGCGTAAACTTGTTTTATTTTATATCCTATACCTCTTGCCACGGTCCCTTTTTGCCCAAGCCGAAATCGAAAAACAAATCCAAACCCAACTCATTATGGTGGAAGACGGCGGCACGGTACAACTACCGGAGGGAACGTTCAACATACGGGGGGCGCTTTCTATGGATGGCAAAAAGCACGTTACCATCAAAGGTGCTGGAAAAGACAAAACCGTTCTCAACTTTAAAAGCCAAACAGAGGGCGCAGAAGGGCTCCGTGTGACCGACGGCCAAGATATTGTGCTGGAAGATTTTTCAGTGGTGGATGCCAAGGGCGATGCCATTAAGGTACAAAAAGTGGATGGCATCACCTTTCGGAATATAAAAACCGCATGGACGGCCAAAGGAAGCGAAAAAAACGGTGCGTATGGCCTCTATCCTGTGCAATGTACCCGCGTTTTGATCGAGGGGAGCGAAGCAATTGGGGCATCTGATGCCGGTATTTACGTTGGACAATCCGACCGCGTGGTGGTGCGAAAATCACGGGCATACCAGAATGTGGCGGGTATCGAAATTGAAAACACGACCAATGCCGAGGTGTATGACAATGAGGCTACGGGTAATACGGGTGGGGTTTTGGTCTTTGATCTGCCTGGTCTTCCCAAAAAACAAGGAGGCAACGTGAAGGTCTATGACAACCACATCCATAAAAATAACTACCGCAATTTTGCGCCAAAAGGCAATATGGTGGCAACCGTACCTGCGGGAACGGGGGTGATCATATTGGCCACATCGGGTGTAGAGGTTACCGGAAACCGAATTGAGGGGCACAAAACCGTTTCGGTGGCCATTGCCAGCTACCTAATGACGGAAATCCCGATTCAGGACCAAACATACAATCCTTTTCCTTCCAATATTTTTGTTCACCAAAACACGTATCAGCAAGTCCGCGCACTGCCAGATATTAAGAATAGAATGGGACAATTGCTCCTGCTCAAATTTAGGAGAAAAACGCCTCATGTGGTCTATGACGGCATCCTAAATCCCGCTCTTGTTGGTGCCGACGGACGATATAAACCAGAACACCGGATTTGTGTGGAAGAAAAAAATATTCGCTTTACCAATCTGGATGCCGGAAACAAGTTCAAGGCCCTTGCCATCAACCCAGTATATATGAATTGTCGGCAAACTCCATTAAAGATCGTGGCACAGTAG